In SAR202 cluster bacterium, one genomic interval encodes:
- a CDS encoding BON domain-containing protein, which yields MVMKTLILGENYQTESGENSKINEILFSTKDKSIVGINVRINNSTPNLFIPLNRSIDNKKSNQKGMIHFSKKTIIRTKDNIKSQLYGLIIDQNTFRPSYFLVKVGRKIISVEHELLSNITSGAPTLDSNITINEIPIYLSDELATKEANHSLKKFYEANYSSISNVKVEVNSGVADLSGTCQFNEQSISIEDFIKTLDGILSVENNIVSDSELEIALAKKLADANIYHDGFVSIKIFNNTIALKGNLGSQKKINEVQSIIQELESTKLIENSIKLKS from the coding sequence AAACTCTTATACTTGGTGAGAATTACCAAACTGAATCTGGAGAAAACTCCAAGATAAATGAAATACTGTTTTCAACAAAAGACAAATCAATAGTCGGAATTAATGTTAGGATTAATAACTCGACACCAAATTTATTTATACCATTAAATAGATCAATTGATAATAAAAAATCTAACCAAAAAGGAATGATCCATTTTTCGAAAAAAACGATTATTCGAACCAAAGATAATATTAAATCTCAACTTTATGGTTTGATAATAGACCAAAATACTTTCAGACCAAGTTATTTTTTGGTAAAAGTAGGGAGAAAAATTATAAGTGTCGAACATGAACTGTTAAGTAATATAACCTCAGGTGCTCCCACTTTGGATTCAAATATAACAATAAACGAAATTCCAATTTACTTATCAGATGAATTAGCTACAAAAGAAGCTAATCACTCATTAAAAAAATTTTACGAAGCTAACTATTCTTCAATATCAAATGTAAAAGTAGAAGTGAATTCAGGAGTAGCAGATTTATCTGGTACTTGCCAATTTAATGAGCAAAGTATTTCTATAGAAGATTTTATAAAAACTCTTGATGGCATTTTATCAGTAGAAAATAATATTGTGTCTGATTCTGAGCTTGAAATAGCTCTTGCAAAAAAATTAGCTGATGCCAATATTTATCACGACGGATTTGTATCGATTAAAATTTTCAACAATACAATTGCCCTTAAAGGAAACTTAGGATCTCAAAAAAAGATAAATGAAGTTCAATCTATAATACAAGAATTAGAATCAACAAAACTTATAGAAAATAGTATTAAATTAAAAAGTTAA